A window of Mucilaginibacter paludis DSM 18603 contains these coding sequences:
- the tyrS gene encoding tyrosine--tRNA ligase gives MNFVEELRWRGILHDIMPGTEELLNKGMVSGYIGFDPTSDSLHVGSLAQIMTLIHFQRAGHKPFALVGGATGMVGDPSGKSAERNLLSEDALQKNLAGIQAQLEKFLDFDCGQNSAEMVNNYDWFKDFTFLDFIRDVGKHITVNYMMAKDSVKKRLEGETGMSFTEFSYQLVQGYDFYYLWKNKNCMLQMGGSDQWGNIVTGTEFIRRKSAGEAFALTTQLIKKADGSKFGKSEGGNIWLDADKTSPYQFYQFWLNASDEDAKSYIRIFTLFDQQTIEALETEHFAAPHLRVLQKALAKDITIRVHGEHEYEKAIKSSEFLFGNTGIEFLNELSDKEVLALFSGVPNFTIARADFGSGVNVVDLLAAQSAVFPSKGEAKKMIQSGGVAINKLKVASVDEVYSDAQLINNKFLVAQKGKKNYFLIVVE, from the coding sequence ATGAATTTTGTTGAAGAATTACGCTGGAGAGGTATTTTGCATGATATTATGCCCGGTACCGAAGAACTTTTGAATAAAGGGATGGTTTCGGGATACATCGGTTTTGATCCTACTTCGGATTCGCTGCACGTAGGCAGCCTGGCCCAGATCATGACGCTGATCCACTTTCAGCGTGCCGGCCATAAGCCCTTTGCGTTGGTTGGGGGTGCTACCGGTATGGTTGGCGATCCGTCGGGCAAATCCGCCGAGCGTAATTTATTATCCGAAGATGCCCTGCAAAAAAACCTGGCAGGCATACAAGCGCAGTTAGAAAAATTCCTGGATTTTGATTGCGGCCAAAATAGCGCCGAAATGGTAAATAACTACGATTGGTTTAAGGATTTTACCTTCCTGGATTTTATCCGCGATGTAGGCAAGCACATCACCGTGAACTATATGATGGCCAAGGATTCGGTAAAAAAACGGCTGGAGGGCGAAACCGGCATGTCGTTCACCGAGTTTAGCTACCAGTTGGTTCAGGGTTACGATTTTTACTACCTCTGGAAAAATAAAAACTGTATGCTGCAAATGGGCGGCTCAGACCAATGGGGCAATATTGTAACAGGTACCGAGTTTATCCGGCGTAAAAGTGCGGGTGAGGCATTTGCCTTAACAACCCAGTTGATAAAAAAGGCCGATGGCAGTAAATTCGGCAAAAGCGAGGGTGGCAATATCTGGCTCGATGCCGATAAAACATCGCCATACCAGTTTTACCAGTTTTGGCTCAACGCCAGCGACGAGGATGCCAAAAGCTACATCAGGATATTTACCCTGTTTGATCAGCAAACCATTGAAGCTTTAGAAACCGAGCATTTTGCCGCGCCACATTTACGCGTGTTGCAAAAAGCGCTGGCAAAAGATATTACGATACGTGTACATGGCGAACATGAATATGAGAAGGCCATCAAATCGTCGGAGTTTTTGTTCGGTAATACAGGCATCGAATTTTTAAATGAATTAAGCGATAAGGAGGTGCTTGCCTTGTTTAGCGGCGTGCCTAATTTTACTATTGCCCGTGCCGATTTTGGATCGGGTGTAAACGTGGTTGATCTGCTTGCTGCCCAATCTGCTGTATTCCCTTCCAAAGGCGAAGCCAAAAAAATGATCCAAAGTGGTGGGGTAGCTATCAATAAATTAAAGGTGGCTTCTGTTGATGAGGTTTATAGTGATGCACAGTTAATCAACAATAAATTCCTGGTAGCCCAAAAAGGGAAGAAAAATTATTTTTTGATTGTGGTTGAATAA